A stretch of DNA from Erwinia aphidicola:
TGCCGAAGTGTTAGCGAATGAAGGCTATGAAATTAGCGGTTCAGACCTGGCGCCGAATGCGGTGACTCAGCATCTGAGCGCGTTGGGCGCAACGATCTATTTTAACCATCGCCCGGAGAACGTCAGCGATGCCAGCGTGGTGGTGGTCTCTACCGCTGTCTCGCAGGACAACCCGGAAGTGGTTGCCGCACGCGAAGCGCGTATCCCGGTGATCCGCCGTGCTGAGATGCTGGCTGAACTGATGCGCTTCCGCCACGGTATTGCCGTTGCTGGTACGCACGGCAAAACCACCACCACGGCGATGGTCTCCAGCATTTATGCCGAAGGCGGCCTCGACCCGACTTTCGTTAACGGTGGGCTGGTGAAAGCGGCGGGAACCCACGCGCGCCTTGGCAGCAGCCGTTACCTGATTGCGGAAGCGGACGAGAGCGATGCCTCATTCCTGCATCTGCAGCCGATGGTGGCGATTGTCACCAATATCGAAGCCGACCACATGGATACCTACCAGGGCGACTTCGAAAATCTGAAGCAGACGTTTATCAACTTCCTGCACAACCTGCCGTTTTATGGCCGTGCGGTGATGTGCGTGGATGACGCGGTGATCCGCGATTTGATCCCGCGCGTCGGGCGCCAGATCACCACCTATGGCTTTAGCGATGACGCCGATGTGCGGGTGGAAAATTACCAACAGCGCGGCGCACAGGGCTTCTTTACCCTGGTACGCCACGACAAACCGCTGATGCACGTAACATTGAACGCCCCGGGCCGCCATAACGCGCTTAACGCCGCCGCTGCGGTTGCCGTGGCGACGGAAGAGGGCATTGAGGATGATGAAATCCTCAGCGCGCTACTGAGTTTCCAGGGCACCGGGCGCCGCTTCGACTTCCTCGGTGAATATCCGCTGGCAGAAGTGAACGGCCAGGCAGGCAGCGCGATGCTGGTGGACGATTACGGCCATCATCCGACCGAAGTTGACGTGACGATTAAAGCCGCGCGTGCCGGCTGGCCGGATAAAAATCTGGTGATGATCTTCCAGCCACACCGCTACACGCGCACCCGCGATCTGTATGACGATTTTGCCAACGTGCTGTCACAGGTCGATGTGCTGCTGATGCTGGATGTTTACGCCGCCGGTGAGGCACCGATCCCCGGCGCCGACAGCCGCTCTCTGTGCCGCACCATTCGTGGTCGTGGCAAAGTCGACCCGATTCTGGTGTCTGACCATGATGCCGTGCTGGAAATGCTGTTACCGAAGCTGACCGGTAACGACCTTATTTTAGTGCAGGGCGCCGGCAACGTTGGCCGTATCGCCCGCACGCTGGCTGAGCTTAAGTTACAACCGCAGACGATTAAAGAGGAACATCATGGCTGAGAAAGTAGCGGTATTGCTGGGTGGAACCTCCGCAGAACGTGACGTATCGCTGTTATCGGGCGCTGCCGTTCTGCAAGGCCTGCAGGATGCAGGCATTGATGCACATCCGGTCGACATCCGTGATTTCCCGGTGATGCGACTGAAAGAGGAAGGGTTTGCCAAAGCCTTTATTGCCCTGCACGGTCGCGGCGGTGAAGATGGCACCTTACAGGGCGTGCTGGAATTTCTGCAGATCCCTTACACCGGCAGCGGCGTAATGGCCTCGGCCATCACGATGGACAAACTGCGCAGTAAGTATCTGTGGCAGGGCTGTGGGCTGCCGGTGGCGCCATTTGTCGCGCTGACGCGCGCCCAGATGGATGAAGGCCTGACGGCGGATGAGCTGGCCAGCATTGATGCCCTTGGCCTGCCGCTGTTCGTCAAGCCGAGCCGTGAAGGTTCAAGCGTGGGGATCTCGCGGGTGAACGAGGCGTATCAGTTCCCTGCTGCGCTGGATGAAGCCTTCCGCCACGACGATGAAGTGCTGGTGGAAGCCTTTTTAAGCGGCCCTGAGTACACCGTTGGCGTGATTGGCGATCAAATTCTGCCGTCAATCAGAATAAAAACCGCCAGCGAGTTCTATGACTATGAAGCTAAATACATTTCTGACGATACTCAATACTTCTGCCCGTCAGGATTGAGTGCCGAACAGGAAGCGGAACTGAGCGAACTGACCCTCGCCGCCTGGCGCGCGCTGGGTTGCAGCGGCTGGGGCCGCGTAGACGTGATGATGGGCGGTGATGGCCGTTTCTATCTGCTGGAAGTCAACACGTCACCGGGTATGACCAGCCATAGCCTGGTGCCAATGGCGGCAAAACAGGCCGGGATGACCTTCTCGCAGCTGGTGGCGCGCATTCTGGAGCTGGCGGACTGATATGTCCCAGGCTGCTCTGAATGTCCGTAACCGCGAAGCGCAGGAAAAAGCGCGCACCGGGCGCAGTAACGGTTCACGCCTTGCCGGGATGATCTTTCTGGCGATGGTACTGGGCGTGATGCTGGCCGGTGGGTTTGTGGTGCTGAAATGGATGAACGATGCCTCGCAGCTGCCGCTGTCAAAGCTGGTAGTGACCGGGCAGACGCACTACACCACCAATGATGACATCCGCCAGGCGATTTTGTCGCTTGGCGAACCTGGCACTTTTATGTCGCAGGATGTGGATGTTATTCAGCAGCAGATTGAGCGCTTGCCGTGGATCCAGCAGGTGAGCGTGCGCAAGCAGTGGCCGGACGAATTAAAGATTCATCTGGTTGAGTACGTTCCGGTTGCACGCTGGAATGATGTGCATATGGTTGATGCAGAAGGCAAATCGTTCAGCGTCCCGGCCAGTCATCTCGGTAAAGAAAATATGCCGATGCTGTATGGCCCGGAAGGCAGCGAATCTGAAGTGTTAGCCGGCTACCACCAGATGAGTAACGCGCTGGCGGCCAGCAAATTGAAATTGAAGGCGGCGTCCATGACCGCAAGGCGTTCATGGCAGCTGGTGTTAGAAGATGACACCCGTCTGGAGTTAGGGCGTAACGAGGATATGAAACGTCTGCAGCGTTTCATCGAGTTACTGCCTACCCTGCAACGTCAGGGCCAGGCGGAGAACAAACGTATCAGCTACGTAGACCTGCGTTACGACTCTGGCGCGGCAGTAGGATGGGCACCGGCGCCGATGGCGGCCGCTGACAGTAATCAGCAACAGCAACAGAATCAGGCACAGGCTAAACAACAATGATCAAGTCGACGGACAGAAAACTGGTAGTTGGACTCGAGATAGGCACCGCGAAGGTTGCCGCCCTGGTAGGGGAAGTTCTGCCTGATGGCATGGTTAATATTATCGGGGTGGGCAGCTGCCCGTCTCGCGGGATGGATAAAGGCGGCGTTAACGACCTGGAGTCGGTAGTGAAATGCGTTCAGCGCGCTATCGATCAGGCCGAACTGATGGCGGACTGTCAGATTTCGTCGGTTTACCTTGCATTATCGGGCAAACATATCAGCTGCCAGAACGAAATAGGGATGGTTCCTATTTCCGAAGAGGAAGTGACGCAGGAAGATGTGGAGAATGTGGTACATACCGCTAAATCCGTCCGTGTTCGCGATGAACACCGCATCCTCCATGTTATTCCGCAAGAATATGCGATCGACTATCAGGAAGGGATCAAAAACCCGGTCGGATTATCGGGCGTGCGCATGCAGGCGAAAGTGCACCTGATCACCTGCCACAACGATATGGCGAAAAACATCGTCAAAGCGGTTGAACGTTGCGGCCTGAAAGTTGACCAACTGATTTTCGCCGGTCTGGCATCGAGCTTTGCCGTGCTGACCGAAGATGAGCGCGAGCTGGGCGTCTGCGTAGTCGATGTCGGCGGCGGTACCATGGATATCGCGGTTTACACCGGCGGCGCACTGCGCCACACCAAGGTTATCCCGTACGCGGGCAACGTGGTGACCAGCGATATCGCTTACGCCTTCGGCACTCCGCCAACCGACGCGGAAGCGATCAAAGTGCGTCACGGTTGTGCGCTGGGTTCGATTGTTGGCAAAGACGAAAACGTCGAAGTGCCAAGCGTAGGTGGGCGTCCACCGCGCAGCCTGCAGCGCCAGACGCTGGCTGAAGTGATTGAACCGCGTTACACCGAGCTGCTGAACCTGGTGAATGACGAAATCCTGCAGCTGCAGGAGCAGCTTCGCCAGCAGGGCGTGAAACATCACCTCGCGGCCGGAATTGTGTTGACCGGCGGCGCGGCACAGATTGAAGGATTGGCGGCTTGCGCCCAGCGTGTCTTCCACACGCAGGTGCGTATCGGACAGCCGCTGAACATTACAGGATTAACGGATTACGCGCAGGAGCCTTACTACTCAACGGCGGTGGGCTTACTGCACTACGGAAAAGAGTCTCACCTTAACGGTGAAGCAGAAGTAGAAAAAAGAGCCTCAGTGGGTAACTGGTTCAAGAAAATCAACAGCTGGCTGAGAAAAGAGTTTTAATTTTTACCATAGGGGATCATGCTAGACTTATTTAGTGATCTCCAGGCGAACAGGCACATAACGGAGAGAAATTATGTTTGAACCAATGGAATTAACCAATGACGCGGTGATTAAAGTCATCGGCGTCGGCGGCGGCGGCGGTAACGCCGTAGAGCATATGGTGCGTGAGCGTATCGAAGGCGTTGAGTTCTTCGCGGTGAATACCGATGCTCAGGCATTGCGTAAAACTGCGGTAGGCCAGACGATTCAGATCGGTAACGGAATTACTAAAGGTCTGGGCGCTGGGGCAAACCCGGAAGTCGGCCGTAACTCCGCCGAAGAAGATCGCGAAGCACTGCGTCAGGCACTGGAAGGTGCAGACATGGTATTTATCGCTGCGGGTATGGGCGGTGGTACCGGTACGGGCGCTGCGCCAGTCGTGGCTGAAGTGGCCAAAGACCTCGGTATTCTGACCGTTGCAGTGGTGACTAAGCCATTTAACTTTGAAGGCAAAAAGCGCATGGCTTTTGCCGAGCAGGGGATTGCCGAGCTGTCTAAGCACGTCGACTCACTGATCACCATTCCAAACGACAAGCTGCTGAAGGTGCTGGGTCGCGGTATCTCTCTGCTGGACGCGTTCGGCGCGGCTAATGACGTGCTGAAAGGCGCGGTACAGGGTATCGCAGAGCTGATCACCCGTCCGGGACTGATGAACGTCGACTTTGCCGACGTGCGCACCGTAATGTCCGAAATGGGCTACGCGATGATGGGTTCTGGCGTGGCCTGTGGCGAAGACCGTGCGGAAGAAGCGGCAGAAATGGCGATCTCCAGCCCACTGTTGGAAGATATCGACCTGTCTGGCGCACGCGGCGTGCTGGTTAACATCACCGCTGGCTTCGACCTGCGTCTGGATGAGTTCGAAACCGTGGGTAACACCATCCGCGCCTTCGCTTCTGACAACGCAACCGTGGTTATCGGTACTTCCCTTGACCCGGAAATGAACGACGAACTGCGTGTGACCGTGGTGGCTACCGGTATCGGCATGGACAAACGTCCAGAAATTACGCTGGTGACCAATAAGCAGACCACTCAGCCAGTGATGGATCACCGTTACCAGCAGCACGGTATGGCCCCGCTGCCACAGGAGCAGAAACCTGCGGCGAAAGTGGTCAACGATCCGGGCACACAGACTAACAAAGAGCCTGACTATCTGGACATTCCAGCCTTCCTGCGCAAGCAGGCAGACTAGGAATAACCCGAGAAATTGGGATTCTTCGCTCTTTGTGTTAAACTGTTCGCCCGCCAGTGAAGTAAACTGGCGGTCGGATGGCTAATTTTTGCGAGATAATGCGATGATCAAACAACGGACATTAAAACGTATTGTTCAGACGACTGGCGTCGGGTTACATACCGGCAAGAAAGTCACGCTGACGTTACGCCCTGCGCCGGCTAATACCGGGGTCATCTATCGTCGCACTGACTTGAATCCACCGGTTGATTTCCCGGCTGATGCCAAATCCGTGCGTGATACCATGCTCTGTACTTGCCTGGTTAATGAGCATGACGTACGTATTTCGACAGTCGAACACCTGAATGCAGCCCTTGCAGGCCTTGGCATTGATAATATTGTGGTGGAAGTGAACGCGCCTGAAATTCCAATTATGGATGGCAGCGCCGCACCCTTTATCTATCTGCTGATGGACGCAGGTATTGAAGAGCTGAATAGCGCTAAGAAGTTTGTGCGCATCAAACAGCCTGTCCGGGTTGAAGATGGCGACAAATGGGCTGAGTTTACGCCGTACAATGGTTTCTCACTGGATTTCACCATTGATTTTAACCATCCGGCGATTGACTCCAGCTCCCAGCGCTACCGCATGGAATTCTCTGCGGAAGCCTTCGCGCGTCAGATCAGTCGTGCTCGTACTTTCGGCTTCATGCGTGACATCGAAGCACTGCAGTCCCGTGGCCTGTGCCTCGGCGGCAGCTTTGACTGCGCAATCGTGGTAGATGACTACCGTGTATTGAACGAAGATGGCCTGCGTTTCGAAGATGAATTTGTGCGTCATAAAATGCTCGATGCTATCGGTGACCTGTACATGTGTGGCCATAACATCATTGGTGCGTTTACCGCATTCAAATCTGGCCATGCCCTGAACAATAAGCTGTTGCAGGCTGTTCTGGCTAAGCAGGAAGCATGGGAATGGGCAACGTTTGAAGACGAAGCAACACTCCCGGTGACATTCAAGGCACCCAATCTGGTTCTGGCGTAAGCCTGAACCTACTTATTACGACTGGTTGAGCTGGTACCCTCTCCGGCCAGTGAGGCCAGTCGTTCTAATATTTTCTTCAGCTTTTCCGGGCTTTGGCTCGCGACACTCCGTAAAATCTCCGCGCTATGCTCACTCAGCTGCCTCAAAGGCGGTTTCTCCGCGTCTTTCGCTCGAGTGCTGTTTTCTTGCACAGATTCCTGGCCTTTTGCCGCCAGCGATGGATTTATCCTGATGTCGATTGACGTCAATGATGGTAATATTTGCGCACGTAAAGCTGACAGCAAGCTGGACTGTTCGTAGCGTAAGCGCATCAGCCAGTTAGCATTAGCCGTTTCGATCACCAGAACGCCCTGACGAAAGTTTGCCACGCGGCACCAGGGATGCAGTTGGGCAGGAAGAATGCCCTGCACTGCGCGGTTCAGTTTGTTCAGAGCAATAGCTCGCTGCTGCACGTTTTGCAGCGCGCTCTTCTCCTGAGCATGGTCGAAAAAACTCTCAATTGATTGTGGGCGACTATCGCGCATAGCAAGCTCCGGCGGAACACAGTGATCGGTATTCTTAATCGTTGGCGACAATTTGGCAGACGTTATTTCTGGCCGCATCTCCTGTTGGGGATGGTCGCGGCGAGTCTTGGCCTGCCGCACGCGTCAGCGCACGATCGCCCTACCTTAGCAGAAACCTCGTCGCGAAGCCTGAATATTGGCACGGCGGTGCGTTTTGAGAGCCTGGCGCTGCTGGAGAGTGCGCGTCGCCCTTCATTCAGCGTAGATTACTGGCATCAGCACGCGATCCGCACGGTTATCCGCCACCTGTCATTTACGCTTACGCCATCGGTTTCCCCGGTGGCGGAAGAGACCCAGCCGCTTGAAGCCCATAAGCTGGCGCTGCTCGACACCCTTAACGCGCTGCTGACCCATGAAGCGAAACCGCCGGTCATCATTCGCACGACGGCCCAACGTCAGGTTGAAGCCGTTCCCCGCCATCAAACCGGCCTGTGGCTGGCACAGGTTCACGGCATTCGCGCCGGACCGCTATCTGCACTTAATTCATAACAACCAATCTGTTTAAAATTAAACGTTAAGTGTCCATCGTAAACGCGGTGGCTGAGAGAATTATTTACTATGTTAATCAAATTATTAACCAAAGTTTTTGGTAGCAGTAACGACCGCACGCTGCGTCGTATGCGCAAAGCGGTAGACCTGATCAACAAGATGGAACCCGATTTCGTTAAGCTGTCTGACGACGAGCTGAAAGCGAAAACCGTTGAGTTCCGCGCACGCCTGGAGAAAGGCGAAGAGCTGGAAAACCTGATCCCGGAAGCGTTCGCCACCGTTCGTGAAGCGAGTAAACGCGTATTCGGCATGCGCCACTTTGACGTGCAGCTGCTGGGCGGTATGGTGCTGAACGATCGCTGCATCGCCGAGATGCGTACCGGTGAAGGTAAAACCCTGACGGCAACGCTGCCAGCCTACCTTAATGCGCTGAGCGGCAAGGGCGTCCACGTGGTTACCGTGAATGACTACCTGGCCCAGCGTGACGCCGAAAACAACCGTGCGCTGTTTGAATTCCTCGGCCTGAGCATTGGTATCAACCTGCCGGGCATGCCGGCTCCGGCCAAGCGTGCCGCCTATGCCGCCGATATCACCTACGGCACCAACAACGAATACGGTTTTGACTACCTGCGCGACAACATGGCCTTCAGCCCGGAAGACCGCGTGCAGCGCAAACTGAACTATGCGCTGGTGGATGAGGTTGACTCCATTCTGATTGATGAAGCGCGTACGCCGCTGATCATCTCCGGCCCGGCGGAAGACAGCTCTGAACTTTACATCCAGGTGAACAAAATCATTCCGCGCCTGATCCGTCAGGAGAAAGAGGATTCCGATACCTTCCAGGGCGAAGGCCACTTCTCCGTTGATGAGAAAGCGCGCCAGGTTCACCTGACCGAACGTGGTCTGGTCGCCGTTGAAGAGCTGATGGTCAGCGAAGGCATTATGCAGGAGGGTGAATCCCTCTACTCGCCGGGCAACATCATGATGATGCACCACGTCACCGCCGCACTGCGCGCGCACGTGCTGTTTACCCGCGACGTTGACTACATCGTTAAAGATGGCGAAGTGATTATCGTTGATGAGCACACCGGTCGTACCATGCAGGGGCGTCGCTGGTCTGACGGCCTGCATCAGGCGGTGGAAGCCAAAGAGGGTGTGGAAATTCAGAACGAGAACCAGACGCTGGCCTCGATTACCTTCCAGAACTACTTCCGTCTGTATAACAAACTGGCCGGGATGACCGGTACCGCCGATACCGAAGCGTTTGAATTCAGTTCAATCTACAAGCTGGATACCATTGTCGTACCGACTAACCGCCCAATGGTGCGTAAGGATCTGCCGGATCTGGTCTACATGACCGAAATGGAGAAGATCGGCGCGATCATCGAAGATATCCGCGAGCGTACCGCTAACGGTCAGCCGGTGCTGGTCGGTACTATTTCGATTGAAAAATCCGAAGTGGTGTCCCATGAGCTAAACAAAGCGGGCATTAAACACGAAGTGCTTAACGCCAAATTCCACGCCCGCGAAGCGGATATCGTGGCGCAGGCGGGTCAGCCTTCAGCCGTGACCATCGCCACCAACATGGCCGGTCGCGGTACCGACATCGTGCTGGGCGGCAGCTGGCAGGCAGAGATTGCGGCGCTTGAAAATCCAACCGAAGAGCAGATCGAAGCGATCAAGAGCGCGTGGAAAGTTCGCCACGACGCGGTGCTGGCGTCAGGCGGTCTGCATATCATTGGTACGGAACGCCATGAATCACGCCGTATCGATAACCAGCTGCGCGGCCGTTCAGGTCGTCAGGGCGATAACGGTTCATCCCGTTTCTACCTGTCGATGGAAGATGCCCTGATGCGTATTTTCGCCTCGGACCGCGTCACCAACATGATGCGTAAACTGGGGATGAAACCGGGCGAAGCGATTGAGCACCCGTGGGTGACCAAAGCGATTGCTAACGCCCAGCGCAAAGTGGAAAGCCGCAACTTTGATATCCGTAAGCAGCTGCTGGAGTACGATGACGTTGCCAGCGACCAGCGCCGTGCCATCTATACCCAGCGTAACGAACTGCTCGACGTCTCTGACGTGTCAGAAACTATCGCCAGCATTCGTGAAGACGTGTTCAAAGCCACCATTGATGGCTATATCCCACCGCAGTCTCTGGAAGAGATGTGGGATGTTGCTGGCCTGCAGGAGCGCCTGAGCAACGACTTCGACCTCAATCTGCCGATTGCCGAGTGGCTGGATAAAGAGCCGGATCTGCATGAAGAAACGCTGCGTGAGCGCATCATGGAAGAGGCAAAAGCCCAGTATCAGCGCAAAGAAGAAGTGGTTGGCGTGGAAATGATGCGCAACTTCGAAAAAGGCGTGATGCTGCAAACGCTGGACTCGCTGTGGAAAGAGCACCTGGCGGCGATGGATTACCTGCGTCAGGGCATCCATTTGCGTGGCTACGCGCAGAAAGATCCGAAGCAG
This window harbors:
- the murC gene encoding UDP-N-acetylmuramate--L-alanine ligase produces the protein MNTQQLAKLRSIVPEMRRVRHIHFVGIGGAGMGGIAEVLANEGYEISGSDLAPNAVTQHLSALGATIYFNHRPENVSDASVVVVSTAVSQDNPEVVAAREARIPVIRRAEMLAELMRFRHGIAVAGTHGKTTTTAMVSSIYAEGGLDPTFVNGGLVKAAGTHARLGSSRYLIAEADESDASFLHLQPMVAIVTNIEADHMDTYQGDFENLKQTFINFLHNLPFYGRAVMCVDDAVIRDLIPRVGRQITTYGFSDDADVRVENYQQRGAQGFFTLVRHDKPLMHVTLNAPGRHNALNAAAAVAVATEEGIEDDEILSALLSFQGTGRRFDFLGEYPLAEVNGQAGSAMLVDDYGHHPTEVDVTIKAARAGWPDKNLVMIFQPHRYTRTRDLYDDFANVLSQVDVLLMLDVYAAGEAPIPGADSRSLCRTIRGRGKVDPILVSDHDAVLEMLLPKLTGNDLILVQGAGNVGRIARTLAELKLQPQTIKEEHHG
- a CDS encoding D-alanine--D-alanine ligase; amino-acid sequence: MAEKVAVLLGGTSAERDVSLLSGAAVLQGLQDAGIDAHPVDIRDFPVMRLKEEGFAKAFIALHGRGGEDGTLQGVLEFLQIPYTGSGVMASAITMDKLRSKYLWQGCGLPVAPFVALTRAQMDEGLTADELASIDALGLPLFVKPSREGSSVGISRVNEAYQFPAALDEAFRHDDEVLVEAFLSGPEYTVGVIGDQILPSIRIKTASEFYDYEAKYISDDTQYFCPSGLSAEQEAELSELTLAAWRALGCSGWGRVDVMMGGDGRFYLLEVNTSPGMTSHSLVPMAAKQAGMTFSQLVARILELAD
- the ftsQ gene encoding cell division protein FtsQ, yielding MSQAALNVRNREAQEKARTGRSNGSRLAGMIFLAMVLGVMLAGGFVVLKWMNDASQLPLSKLVVTGQTHYTTNDDIRQAILSLGEPGTFMSQDVDVIQQQIERLPWIQQVSVRKQWPDELKIHLVEYVPVARWNDVHMVDAEGKSFSVPASHLGKENMPMLYGPEGSESEVLAGYHQMSNALAASKLKLKAASMTARRSWQLVLEDDTRLELGRNEDMKRLQRFIELLPTLQRQGQAENKRISYVDLRYDSGAAVGWAPAPMAAADSNQQQQQNQAQAKQQ
- the ftsA gene encoding cell division protein FtsA, whose amino-acid sequence is MIKSTDRKLVVGLEIGTAKVAALVGEVLPDGMVNIIGVGSCPSRGMDKGGVNDLESVVKCVQRAIDQAELMADCQISSVYLALSGKHISCQNEIGMVPISEEEVTQEDVENVVHTAKSVRVRDEHRILHVIPQEYAIDYQEGIKNPVGLSGVRMQAKVHLITCHNDMAKNIVKAVERCGLKVDQLIFAGLASSFAVLTEDERELGVCVVDVGGGTMDIAVYTGGALRHTKVIPYAGNVVTSDIAYAFGTPPTDAEAIKVRHGCALGSIVGKDENVEVPSVGGRPPRSLQRQTLAEVIEPRYTELLNLVNDEILQLQEQLRQQGVKHHLAAGIVLTGGAAQIEGLAACAQRVFHTQVRIGQPLNITGLTDYAQEPYYSTAVGLLHYGKESHLNGEAEVEKRASVGNWFKKINSWLRKEF
- the ftsZ gene encoding cell division protein FtsZ, whose protein sequence is MFEPMELTNDAVIKVIGVGGGGGNAVEHMVRERIEGVEFFAVNTDAQALRKTAVGQTIQIGNGITKGLGAGANPEVGRNSAEEDREALRQALEGADMVFIAAGMGGGTGTGAAPVVAEVAKDLGILTVAVVTKPFNFEGKKRMAFAEQGIAELSKHVDSLITIPNDKLLKVLGRGISLLDAFGAANDVLKGAVQGIAELITRPGLMNVDFADVRTVMSEMGYAMMGSGVACGEDRAEEAAEMAISSPLLEDIDLSGARGVLVNITAGFDLRLDEFETVGNTIRAFASDNATVVIGTSLDPEMNDELRVTVVATGIGMDKRPEITLVTNKQTTQPVMDHRYQQHGMAPLPQEQKPAAKVVNDPGTQTNKEPDYLDIPAFLRKQAD
- the lpxC gene encoding UDP-3-O-acyl-N-acetylglucosamine deacetylase; the protein is MIKQRTLKRIVQTTGVGLHTGKKVTLTLRPAPANTGVIYRRTDLNPPVDFPADAKSVRDTMLCTCLVNEHDVRISTVEHLNAALAGLGIDNIVVEVNAPEIPIMDGSAAPFIYLLMDAGIEELNSAKKFVRIKQPVRVEDGDKWAEFTPYNGFSLDFTIDFNHPAIDSSSQRYRMEFSAEAFARQISRARTFGFMRDIEALQSRGLCLGGSFDCAIVVDDYRVLNEDGLRFEDEFVRHKMLDAIGDLYMCGHNIIGAFTAFKSGHALNNKLLQAVLAKQEAWEWATFEDEATLPVTFKAPNLVLA
- a CDS encoding DUF721 domain-containing protein, yielding MRDSRPQSIESFFDHAQEKSALQNVQQRAIALNKLNRAVQGILPAQLHPWCRVANFRQGVLVIETANANWLMRLRYEQSSLLSALRAQILPSLTSIDIRINPSLAAKGQESVQENSTRAKDAEKPPLRQLSEHSAEILRSVASQSPEKLKKILERLASLAGEGTSSTSRNK
- the secM gene encoding secA translation cis-regulator SecM; its protein translation is MIGILNRWRQFGRRYFWPHLLLGMVAASLGLPHASAHDRPTLAETSSRSLNIGTAVRFESLALLESARRPSFSVDYWHQHAIRTVIRHLSFTLTPSVSPVAEETQPLEAHKLALLDTLNALLTHEAKPPVIIRTTAQRQVEAVPRHQTGLWLAQVHGIRAGPLSALNS
- the secA gene encoding preprotein translocase subunit SecA, with protein sequence MLIKLLTKVFGSSNDRTLRRMRKAVDLINKMEPDFVKLSDDELKAKTVEFRARLEKGEELENLIPEAFATVREASKRVFGMRHFDVQLLGGMVLNDRCIAEMRTGEGKTLTATLPAYLNALSGKGVHVVTVNDYLAQRDAENNRALFEFLGLSIGINLPGMPAPAKRAAYAADITYGTNNEYGFDYLRDNMAFSPEDRVQRKLNYALVDEVDSILIDEARTPLIISGPAEDSSELYIQVNKIIPRLIRQEKEDSDTFQGEGHFSVDEKARQVHLTERGLVAVEELMVSEGIMQEGESLYSPGNIMMMHHVTAALRAHVLFTRDVDYIVKDGEVIIVDEHTGRTMQGRRWSDGLHQAVEAKEGVEIQNENQTLASITFQNYFRLYNKLAGMTGTADTEAFEFSSIYKLDTIVVPTNRPMVRKDLPDLVYMTEMEKIGAIIEDIRERTANGQPVLVGTISIEKSEVVSHELNKAGIKHEVLNAKFHAREADIVAQAGQPSAVTIATNMAGRGTDIVLGGSWQAEIAALENPTEEQIEAIKSAWKVRHDAVLASGGLHIIGTERHESRRIDNQLRGRSGRQGDNGSSRFYLSMEDALMRIFASDRVTNMMRKLGMKPGEAIEHPWVTKAIANAQRKVESRNFDIRKQLLEYDDVASDQRRAIYTQRNELLDVSDVSETIASIREDVFKATIDGYIPPQSLEEMWDVAGLQERLSNDFDLNLPIAEWLDKEPDLHEETLRERIMEEAKAQYQRKEEVVGVEMMRNFEKGVMLQTLDSLWKEHLAAMDYLRQGIHLRGYAQKDPKQEYKRESFAMFAAMLESLKYEVISTLSKVQVRMPEEIEQMEEQRRQEAEHLAQQQQLSHADADTEAAQSLSEQTGERKVGRNDLCPCGSGKKYKQCHGRLA